The following DNA comes from Verrucomicrobiota bacterium.
GCGAATTTTTCGATCTGCCTTCGCAATGTTGTTCCTGGCCGCCACGGCGAGCACGTCAACCGCGCGCACTTGGCACGTTTCAGGCACGGGTGACGATGCGCACTCCGGCACGACTGCCGCGACCGCGTTCCGCACCCTGCAAAAGGCCGCCGGACTCATCGAACCTGGCGACACGGTACTGATCGGCAATGGCGTCTATCAAACTCCGGCCAAGTCTCCCGACGGCAACGTGCTCACGATCGATCGGTCCGGGCGGACCGACGCGTGGATTGTTTGGAAAGCCGCACCCGGCGCGCATCCCGAGCTAAGGCCCACTGGATGGGCCGGGATCGCGGTGACCGGCTCTTACCACATAATCGACGGGCTCTCGGTGATCGGCGCGAACGATTCCCTCAACCTTCCCGACGCGTTGGCAGATGCCAGGAAGCTGAAACCCAGCGCGCGGTTCAACAACAACGGCATCCTCATCGATGGCCGGCTGCGCGGTCCAAACGAGAAACCCCACCATGTGATCATTCGCCATTGCTCCGTCAGCAAATTGCCAGGCGGCGGCATCGTAGCGCTCCAGGCCGATTACCTCACCGTCGAGGACTGCCACGTTTTCGAGAATGCATGGTATATGCGCTACGCCGGCTCTGGGATCAGCACCCTAGGCAACTGGCGTTTTGATGACGCACGCGGCTACCACATCGTCATCCAGCGCAATCTTGTCTGGAACAACAAGACACTCGTGCCGTGGGAGCGCACCAGCAAACTCAGCGACGGCAATGGCATCATACTAGATGTCACCGAGGGTGAGGAGGAAGGCGGCGCCACCAATCCCGCCGCAGATGGGGCTACCTCGGCCAAAAAGCCTTCAGCAACCAAGTCCGCCAAAACACCAAAACCGCCGCGCCCCGCGTGGACCGGCCGTGCGCTCATCGCCAATAACATCAGCGCCTACAACGGTGGCTCCGGCATCCATACCTTCCGCACAAAGCACGTCGATATCATCAATAACACGACTTACTGGAACGGAAGCGTTGTCGGCTATCAGGAACTCTTTCCCAACCGATCCGAAGACATCGTCATCTTCAACAACATCATCGTGCCGCGCCCAGGGGGGAAGGTAACCTCTAACAGCCACAACACGACCATTCGTTGGGACTATAACCTTTATCCCGTCGCGCAGACTGTCTTCAAGGGTGCCCATGACCTGGTCGCGGATCCACGTTTCATAGATGTCCAACCCGACCTGCGCCACGGCGATTTTCGTCTCGCTGCCGGCAGCCCGGGACGGGACTCCGGCACCGATGAACTGGCTCTGCCTGCGGATCTCTTGGGGCGACCGCGCCCGGGCGGATCCGCTCGCGATCGCGGCGCCTACGAACAATGAAATCACAACCATACATTTAACCATGCCCAACCCTTCATTACTACTCCGTCCTCGTGCTAACACGCTTTGGCTCACAAAAGTTTGCCTGCTTTTTATTATATTGTTTGCCTCTTTGACGCCAGTCATTCGCGCCGCGAACGCCAGTGACGTTCCACCAGCCATGTCTGTTTCATTCACTGGCTCGCTTGTAACCCCGGCAGACTGGCGCGGGGCGTTGCTTGCCAATCGCGCACCATCAACGAATTTTGGCGCACTAAAATCCAGCGCCCCGGCTTTCGGTTTGCAACTCATCACCAGCAAACAGCCTGAGAATATTTACGGTTTACAGACGGTCTTGCTGAATCAAATTTCCCTCAAGAAAGGTGACACGCTCTTCATCCGGTTCGCTGCCCGTTCTATTAAGGCTGACGTCGCCACCGGGGTCACTAAACTCCGTGTGGGTTTCTCCAAGAACTCACCGAATTGGGATAGCTCCTACAGCGGAGAGATTGGTCTTGGCGCCGACTGGCAGCGTTTCGACATTCCTTTCACCTGCCACAACGACTTCGTAGAGAAGGAAGCCAGACTGTTCTTCATGTTTGGTTACCCCGAGCAAGTAGCGGAGATTGCTGACGTGCAGGTCATCCGTTACGGTCCGGAAGTCTCGCCCGCTTCGCTGCCAAAAACCAAACGCTTCGCCGACCCGGTTTCGCCCCAGGTTCTGGCCGCAGAAATTGCCCGCATTGCCGCGATGCGAAATGCACTCGCCGTTGCTAATCCCGCGCCCGCTCAGGGCCGCACCTGGCATGTCTCGCCGAAAGGCAACGCGGCAGGCAACGGATCGGTTGGGTTACCCTTTGGTTCCATCCCGCAGGCCCTCGCCGTCGTCAAACCTGGCGACACCATCCTCGTTGCCGCTGGCAACTATCGCGAGGTTAGTGGGATCTCAATCAAAGTCTCCGGGCAGCCCAGCGCTTGGATTAAGATCAAGGCCGCACCGGGTGCGCGTCCCAAGGTCATCAGTTCGGGCTGGCATGGCTTTGCGTTGTCCGGCGGCATCGCTTACATCGAGATCGAAGGTTTTGAACTGGAATGGATTCCCGATCCCAAGGCCAAGAAGCAGGTTGATGGCGTGGGGATCGCTCCCGCATACGCGAGCCATCACCTCCGCTTCCTCAACAACGTGATTCACGGTTTTGGCACCGGTGGTATTTGTTCTTTGGATTGCGATTACCTGCACCTCGAAGGCAATGTCATCTACAACACGGCGAAAACCTCCCCCTACGGCGGCAGTGCCATTTCCCTTTGCCGAGCCTTCAACCTGGACGAGAATCCCGGTTATCACAACGTCGTTCGCGGAAATGTTTGTTACGACAATGAACT
Coding sequences within:
- a CDS encoding right-handed parallel beta-helix repeat-containing protein → MSVSFTGSLVTPADWRGALLANRAPSTNFGALKSSAPAFGLQLITSKQPENIYGLQTVLLNQISLKKGDTLFIRFAARSIKADVATGVTKLRVGFSKNSPNWDSSYSGEIGLGADWQRFDIPFTCHNDFVEKEARLFFMFGYPEQVAEIADVQVIRYGPEVSPASLPKTKRFADPVSPQVLAAEIARIAAMRNALAVANPAPAQGRTWHVSPKGNAAGNGSVGLPFGSIPQALAVVKPGDTILVAAGNYREVSGISIKVSGQPSAWIKIKAAPGARPKVISSGWHGFALSGGIAYIEIEGFELEWIPDPKAKKQVDGVGIAPAYASHHLRFLNNVIHGFGTGGICSLDCDYLHLEGNVIYNTAKTSPYGGSAISLCRAFNLDENPGYHNVVRGNVCYDNELLVSVLESSGGNGRTLTDGNGIIIDVFNRSRANPRKPHTQDRGGPLEPYRGRTLVENNLIYDNGGRGIHVFRSAKVDVINNTCYMNQKSADINAGEFTAIEASHITFLNNIAYGRKEKRGNTQDGSTRIIWSHNLFYSTADTLLHDGVVEADPQFTAPDLKAPPENFRLQPGSPALGRGLTVAAPPNDITGTSRPNRGPIDLGAYQRSK
- a CDS encoding choice-of-anchor Q domain-containing protein: MHLPVSFTRQRIFRSAFAMLFLAATASTSTARTWHVSGTGDDAHSGTTAATAFRTLQKAAGLIEPGDTVLIGNGVYQTPAKSPDGNVLTIDRSGRTDAWIVWKAAPGAHPELRPTGWAGIAVTGSYHIIDGLSVIGANDSLNLPDALADARKLKPSARFNNNGILIDGRLRGPNEKPHHVIIRHCSVSKLPGGGIVALQADYLTVEDCHVFENAWYMRYAGSGISTLGNWRFDDARGYHIVIQRNLVWNNKTLVPWERTSKLSDGNGIILDVTEGEEEGGATNPAADGATSAKKPSATKSAKTPKPPRPAWTGRALIANNISAYNGGSGIHTFRTKHVDIINNTTYWNGSVVGYQELFPNRSEDIVIFNNIIVPRPGGKVTSNSHNTTIRWDYNLYPVAQTVFKGAHDLVADPRFIDVQPDLRHGDFRLAAGSPGRDSGTDELALPADLLGRPRPGGSARDRGAYEQ